The proteins below come from a single Prochlorococcus marinus str. MIT 9215 genomic window:
- a CDS encoding carotenoid oxygenase family protein, whose translation MTNLQDKKINKIKSFNKEDWSSAYQNVEKELTKEPLKISKGNNIKNLNGTLLRNGPGILERGGQWVHHPFDGDGMITSIKFENGQPFLTNRFVKTKGYLEEEKINKFIYRGVFGTQKNGGILNNALDLKFKNIANTHVVKLGDEILALWEAAGPHAMDPDSLDTIGLTTLKGVLKPNEAFSAHPKIDLNSNLSSELLVTFGVQTGPKSTIRLMEFNNSGANSGELIFDRKDTFNGFAFLHDFAITTNWAIFLQNAIDFNPLPFVMGQRGAAQCLKSNPNKKAKFFIIPRESGLFRGQQPLTIDAPEGFVFHHVNAFEKDSKIILDSIFYDDFPSVGPDENFRDIDFDKYPEGKLKRSIIDLKKKTTKIETLSEQCCEFAVVNPNNLGLTANFSWMASTSQKLGNAPLQAIKKINLTSKEEIYWSAGPSGFVSEPIMVPSKNSSKEDEGFLFILLWNGERRGSDLAILDAKDLKEIAVYELPISIPHGLHGSWIN comes from the coding sequence GTGACTAATTTACAAGATAAAAAAATTAATAAAATAAAAAGTTTTAATAAAGAAGATTGGTCAAGTGCATATCAAAATGTGGAGAAGGAGCTAACTAAGGAGCCTTTAAAAATTAGCAAAGGTAATAATATTAAAAATTTAAATGGAACACTATTAAGAAATGGGCCAGGAATATTAGAAAGAGGTGGGCAATGGGTTCATCATCCATTTGACGGTGATGGAATGATCACATCCATAAAGTTCGAAAATGGTCAGCCATTTTTAACAAATAGATTTGTTAAAACTAAAGGCTATTTGGAAGAAGAAAAAATAAATAAATTTATTTATAGAGGTGTTTTTGGGACACAAAAAAATGGAGGAATTTTAAATAATGCATTAGATCTAAAATTCAAGAATATTGCTAATACTCATGTAGTTAAATTAGGAGATGAAATTCTCGCATTATGGGAAGCAGCCGGTCCACATGCAATGGATCCTGATAGTCTTGACACTATTGGTTTAACAACATTAAAAGGGGTACTCAAGCCTAACGAAGCATTCAGTGCTCATCCCAAAATAGACCTAAACTCAAATCTATCTTCAGAACTTTTAGTCACTTTTGGAGTACAAACCGGGCCAAAAAGTACCATTAGATTAATGGAATTTAATAATTCTGGTGCAAATTCTGGAGAGCTCATTTTTGACAGAAAAGATACCTTTAATGGCTTTGCATTCCTTCATGATTTCGCAATTACAACTAATTGGGCAATATTCTTACAGAATGCTATTGATTTCAATCCTCTTCCATTTGTAATGGGTCAAAGAGGAGCAGCACAATGTCTAAAGTCAAACCCAAATAAAAAGGCAAAGTTTTTTATCATCCCCAGAGAAAGTGGATTATTTAGAGGTCAGCAACCGTTAACGATAGATGCCCCAGAAGGATTCGTTTTTCATCATGTAAATGCATTTGAAAAAGATTCCAAAATCATATTAGATAGTATTTTTTATGATGATTTCCCATCAGTTGGTCCAGATGAGAATTTTAGGGATATTGACTTTGATAAATATCCAGAAGGAAAACTGAAAAGATCTATTATCGATCTAAAGAAAAAAACTACTAAAATTGAAACTTTAAGTGAACAATGTTGCGAATTTGCTGTTGTTAATCCTAACAATTTAGGATTAACAGCTAATTTTAGTTGGATGGCAAGTACATCTCAAAAGCTGGGAAACGCTCCACTTCAAGCAATAAAAAAAATAAATTTAACTTCCAAAGAAGAGATTTATTGGTCAGCCGGTCCAAGTGGATTCGTAAGTGAACCAATTATGGTTCCATCAAAAAACTCTTCAAAAGAAGATGAGGGATTTTTATTTATACTTCTATGGAATGGAGAAAGAAGAGGAAGCGATTTAGCGATATTAGACGCAAAAGACTTAAAAGAAATAGCTGTATATGAATTACCCATTTCAATTCCTCATGGCCTTCATGGATCTTGGATTAATTGA
- a CDS encoding thioredoxin family protein — protein MVRTNSMILELGFQLPNFEMLNANSSNNEYFNSHNLDNRHLLLMFICAHCPFVKYIEKQICTLSKEIENIVQTVAISSNDIVTHPSDSPENLRLQAESQGWNFPYLYDENQNFAKELKAACTPDFYLFSNKGDGNFLLYYHGQLDDSRPGNNIPLSGEDLRSAVRDLNQDNTYPANQMPSLGCNIKWTPGKEPSWFK, from the coding sequence ATGGTCAGAACAAATTCTATGATTTTGGAATTAGGTTTTCAGTTACCTAATTTCGAAATGTTAAACGCTAATTCTTCTAATAATGAATATTTTAATTCACATAATCTAGATAATCGGCATTTACTTTTGATGTTTATTTGTGCCCATTGTCCATTTGTTAAATATATTGAGAAGCAAATTTGCACTTTAAGCAAAGAAATTGAGAATATAGTTCAAACAGTTGCAATTTCAAGTAATGATATTGTGACTCATCCTTCAGATTCTCCTGAGAATTTAAGATTACAAGCAGAATCACAGGGATGGAATTTTCCATATCTTTATGATGAAAATCAAAATTTTGCTAAGGAATTAAAAGCGGCTTGCACGCCAGATTTTTATCTTTTTTCAAATAAAGGAGATGGTAATTTTTTATTGTATTATCATGGCCAATTAGATGATAGTAGACCAGGTAATAATATCCCTCTGTCAGGTGAAGATTTGCGCTCTGCTGTAAGAGATTTAAATCAAGATAATACTTATCCTGCAAATCAGATGCCTTCTTTAGGTTGTAATATAAAATGGACACCTGGTAAAGAACCGAGTTGGTTTAAATGA
- the fabI gene encoding enoyl-ACP reductase FabI has product MLLNLTGKKILVTGIANNRSIAWGIAQQLSKAGAELGITYLPDDKGRFESKVRELTEPLNPSLFLPLDVQNPAQIEEIFKNIKNNWVQIDGLVHCLAFAGRDELIGDYSATTSEGFDRALNISAYSLAPLCKAAKPLFSDGAGVVSLTYLGSERAIPNYNVMGVAKAALEASVRYLSAELGPEKQVRVNAISAGPIRTLASSAIGGILDMIHNVEEKAPLRRTVTQTEVGNTAAFLLSDLSSGISGQTIYVDAGYCINGM; this is encoded by the coding sequence ATGCTTCTAAATCTAACTGGCAAAAAAATTCTTGTTACAGGAATTGCCAACAATCGTTCAATAGCATGGGGTATTGCTCAACAACTTTCAAAAGCAGGCGCAGAACTAGGAATCACATATTTGCCTGATGACAAGGGAAGATTTGAATCTAAAGTTAGAGAACTAACCGAACCGTTAAACCCATCTTTATTTTTGCCTCTTGATGTTCAAAATCCAGCTCAAATTGAAGAAATATTTAAAAATATAAAAAACAATTGGGTGCAAATTGACGGATTAGTTCACTGCTTAGCATTTGCAGGACGCGACGAATTGATTGGAGATTATAGTGCTACAACTTCAGAGGGTTTTGATAGGGCTCTTAATATAAGTGCATATTCATTAGCACCTTTATGCAAAGCAGCAAAACCACTTTTTAGTGATGGTGCTGGAGTTGTATCACTGACTTATTTAGGATCAGAGAGGGCTATTCCTAACTACAACGTTATGGGAGTTGCAAAAGCAGCTTTAGAAGCTTCAGTAAGATATCTTTCTGCAGAACTTGGACCCGAAAAACAAGTCAGAGTTAATGCAATAAGTGCTGGACCAATAAGAACACTTGCTAGTTCTGCTATAGGTGGCATTTTAGATATGATTCACAATGTTGAAGAAAAGGCTCCTTTACGCAGAACAGTCACTCAAACAGAAGTAGGCAATACTGCTGCTTTTTTATTAAGTGATCTCTCTAGCGGGATTTCAGGCCAAACAATTTATGTTGATGCGGGTTACTGCATTAATGGAATGTAA
- a CDS encoding phosphoglucomutase/phosphomannomutase family protein, producing the protein MQRDTLKNIKFGTDGWRGIIGFDFNLSNLSRVVVAACQELHYQYYKEVNSKKILVGYDRRFMASEFAKHVVPFVRGCGFEPILSNSFVTTPSCSFYAKEMGCLGALVITASHNPYNWLGLKIKSFNGCSVDESFTGEIEKRLILGNSIEKKEGENQLVDIKKFHLDKIRSLFDIDFISNRLKQMKLRIFVDSMHGSAANCMADIFASNSSEVISEIRKDSDPFFGGKPPEPLLNNLDDLNQILIKNSSNEVKTLGIIFDGDGDRIAAIDEKGRYSSTQNLLPYFIHYLGEIKNNSYPVLKTVSGSDIIKNISKSQNRDVFELPVGFKYIAEKMVKEKIFIGGEESGGVGFGDFMPERDALYSAMVLLNGIAEKSQYLYETLDEIQKDFGPSFYKRIDIKFPNQSEKNNLKEFIINNIPENINNHKLKSISKIDGIKLRIDNNFWLLFRFSGTESLLRLYCEAPKESYLDELLVWGQVFINMAEK; encoded by the coding sequence TTGCAACGTGACACATTAAAAAATATAAAATTTGGAACTGATGGTTGGAGAGGAATAATTGGATTTGATTTTAATCTATCGAATCTTTCAAGAGTTGTTGTGGCTGCCTGTCAGGAGTTGCATTATCAATATTATAAGGAAGTTAATTCAAAGAAAATTTTAGTTGGATATGATCGTAGATTTATGGCAAGCGAATTTGCCAAGCATGTAGTCCCTTTTGTAAGAGGATGTGGTTTTGAACCTATATTATCTAATAGCTTTGTTACAACTCCGTCCTGTAGTTTCTATGCCAAAGAAATGGGTTGTTTAGGAGCGTTAGTAATTACAGCAAGTCATAATCCATATAATTGGCTGGGTCTGAAAATAAAGAGCTTTAATGGATGTTCTGTTGACGAATCTTTTACAGGTGAAATTGAAAAAAGATTAATACTTGGAAATTCAATTGAAAAAAAAGAGGGTGAGAATCAATTGGTAGATATTAAGAAGTTTCATCTGGATAAAATTAGATCCCTATTTGATATTGACTTTATTTCCAATAGATTGAAACAAATGAAATTAAGAATTTTTGTAGATTCAATGCATGGTTCGGCTGCAAATTGTATGGCTGATATTTTTGCCTCTAATAGTTCAGAAGTTATTTCAGAAATCAGAAAAGATAGTGATCCCTTTTTTGGCGGAAAACCTCCTGAACCTCTTTTAAATAATCTAGATGATTTAAATCAAATACTAATCAAAAATTCATCAAATGAAGTGAAAACTCTAGGAATTATATTTGATGGAGATGGTGATAGAATTGCAGCAATTGATGAAAAAGGTAGATACTCTAGTACTCAAAATTTACTTCCATACTTTATTCACTATTTGGGAGAAATTAAAAATAATTCTTATCCAGTTTTAAAGACTGTTAGTGGTTCGGATATTATTAAAAATATATCAAAAAGTCAAAATAGAGATGTTTTTGAACTTCCAGTTGGCTTTAAATATATTGCAGAAAAAATGGTTAAAGAGAAAATATTTATTGGAGGAGAGGAATCTGGGGGAGTTGGTTTTGGAGACTTTATGCCTGAACGAGATGCTTTATATTCAGCGATGGTTTTATTAAATGGAATTGCTGAAAAATCTCAATATTTATATGAAACCTTAGATGAAATACAAAAAGATTTTGGGCCAAGTTTCTATAAAAGAATTGATATTAAATTTCCAAATCAGTCAGAAAAAAATAATTTAAAAGAATTTATCATTAATAATATTCCTGAGAATATTAATAATCACAAGTTAAAAAGTATCTCAAAGATTGATGGAATAAAGTTGAGAATTGATAATAATTTTTGGCTTCTTTTTAGGTTTTCAGGAACGGAATCTCTTTTAAGGTTATATTGTGAAGCACCAAAAGAATCTTATTTAGATGAGTTATTAGTGTGGGGTCAAGTATTTATAAATATGGCAGAAAAATAA
- a CDS encoding cryptochrome/photolyase family protein: MNNPRILFWYRKDLRIFDNQALNKAISLSNAITSTYIFDENYSHDFNANSRAWFLANSLQELGNNWNKMGSRLVIEKGDPILIIPQLAKLIDAKFVFWNKSIEPYEINRDLKIKKNLKEKNIQFIESWDHLLVEPSKIFSGNNKPYSVYGPFYKNLKSKMKFLGSYNQYKVIFQFKDIDNKLKENKIINSSDSVLNKFLKNIKFPGSNICPCRPGEVAAESLLKNFINEKKIYSYNSVRDLPSHIGTSFLSASLRFGTISIRKVWNATLNLNSDFESHENSLSIETWQKELVWREFYQHCLFHFPELEKGPYRKKWDQFPWLNNNEWFQHWSKGETGVPIVDAAMRQLNSTGWMHNRCRMIVASFLVKDLICNWQMGEKKFMETLVDGDLAANNGGWQWSASSGMDPKPLRIFNPYTQAKKFDPICEYIKSWIPELSKVSNSDILNGEISNLENNNYSKPIVNHNIQQRLFKSLYAEI; the protein is encoded by the coding sequence ATGAATAACCCTAGAATACTTTTCTGGTATAGAAAGGATTTAAGAATATTTGATAATCAAGCATTAAACAAAGCGATCTCATTATCAAATGCCATTACTTCAACTTACATATTTGATGAAAATTACTCACACGACTTTAATGCAAATTCTAGAGCTTGGTTTCTAGCAAATTCGCTTCAAGAATTGGGAAATAATTGGAACAAAATGGGCAGTAGATTAGTTATAGAAAAAGGAGATCCGATATTAATAATCCCTCAATTAGCAAAGTTAATAGATGCTAAATTTGTTTTTTGGAATAAGTCAATTGAACCTTATGAGATTAATAGAGATTTAAAAATAAAAAAAAATTTAAAAGAGAAAAATATACAATTTATTGAATCTTGGGATCACTTATTAGTAGAACCTTCAAAAATATTTTCAGGGAATAATAAACCTTATTCGGTTTATGGACCTTTTTATAAAAACCTTAAATCAAAAATGAAGTTTTTAGGTTCTTATAATCAATATAAAGTTATTTTCCAGTTTAAAGATATAGATAATAAACTCAAAGAAAATAAGATAATAAATTCATCCGATTCGGTTCTAAATAAATTTCTCAAAAATATAAAATTTCCTGGATCGAATATTTGTCCATGTAGACCTGGTGAAGTTGCTGCAGAATCATTATTAAAAAATTTCATTAACGAAAAAAAAATATATTCTTACAATTCTGTAAGAGATTTACCTTCCCATATTGGGACATCTTTTTTAAGCGCATCACTCAGATTCGGGACCATAAGCATTAGAAAAGTTTGGAATGCCACATTAAATTTAAATTCAGATTTTGAAAGTCATGAAAATTCCTTATCAATTGAAACTTGGCAAAAAGAACTTGTTTGGCGTGAATTTTATCAACATTGCTTATTCCATTTCCCAGAACTAGAAAAAGGGCCATACAGGAAAAAATGGGATCAATTTCCATGGCTTAATAATAATGAATGGTTTCAGCATTGGAGCAAAGGCGAGACTGGTGTACCTATAGTTGATGCCGCAATGCGTCAACTAAATAGTACTGGCTGGATGCATAACAGATGTCGAATGATAGTCGCTTCATTTCTAGTAAAAGATCTTATATGCAACTGGCAAATGGGCGAGAAAAAATTTATGGAGACTTTGGTTGATGGAGACTTAGCTGCAAATAATGGTGGATGGCAGTGGAGCGCTAGTAGCGGTATGGATCCAAAACCACTGAGAATTTTTAATCCATATACTCAAGCAAAAAAATTTGATCCTATTTGTGAATATATAAAATCTTGGATTCCTGAGTTATCTAAGGTATCAAATTCAGATATATTAAATGGGGAGATATCTAATTTAGAAAACAATAATTATTCAAAACCTATCGTCAATCACAACATACAACAAAGATTATTTAAATCACTTTATGCAGAAATTTGA
- a CDS encoding TM0106 family RecB-like putative nuclease, with amino-acid sequence MNSLHLKSFIRCKRKAWLDFKGKKSHEIWSPHKAIDKINQFQIFSQLCNGEIYTGFKACKNGYQGVIGLKIKGNFYKNIKAEIRPQLLLKTRGISKWGPYTYLPAVYKLGRKTTREHLFDLTFSSILLGTFQESKIEKGLVISSSFNKVNIEEIYFNKKLRKKVLNILLSLNECLEGVIPEITQDRKKCTICSWQKFCNKEAKENGYLTDIDGIGANTASLLKTNGISNTKLLASYSEKKLGEKLFKFNDQKYEKASKFIKQAQAYISGEPYFISNKKNTYDLLEKTSSGFFIFDIESNPDNKHDFLFGFLKINNLFTKKEDLIYEPIFNLKNNKEESYKQIIKLLFSQKDWSVLHYGETEKIIIINIAKELNFSFEEIDSLTSRFIDLHTLMRNSWILPLKNYGLKTVSNWLGFEWTQKNVSGSKALYWWIQYQITDKEIFLKKIIQYNKDDCLATLQIAEYLIKNQLNKN; translated from the coding sequence TTGAATTCTCTTCATTTAAAAAGTTTTATAAGATGCAAAAGAAAAGCATGGCTAGATTTTAAGGGAAAAAAATCACATGAAATTTGGTCTCCGCACAAAGCCATAGATAAAATTAATCAGTTTCAAATTTTTTCACAATTATGTAATGGTGAAATATATACAGGATTTAAAGCATGCAAAAATGGTTATCAAGGGGTAATTGGATTAAAAATCAAAGGGAATTTTTACAAAAATATTAAAGCAGAGATACGACCACAATTACTTTTAAAGACTAGAGGTATAAGTAAATGGGGACCATATACTTATTTGCCTGCTGTTTATAAGTTAGGCCGCAAAACCACTAGAGAACATTTATTCGACCTAACTTTTAGTTCTATTCTATTAGGAACTTTTCAAGAATCTAAAATTGAAAAAGGATTAGTTATTTCAAGTTCCTTTAATAAAGTTAATATTGAAGAGATTTATTTTAATAAAAAATTAAGAAAAAAAGTTTTGAACATTTTATTATCTTTGAATGAATGCTTGGAGGGAGTTATACCTGAAATAACTCAAGATAGAAAAAAATGTACTATATGCTCATGGCAAAAATTTTGTAACAAAGAAGCAAAAGAAAATGGATATCTAACAGATATAGATGGAATAGGAGCCAATACGGCCTCATTACTCAAAACAAATGGAATATCTAATACCAAATTATTAGCTTCGTATAGCGAAAAAAAACTTGGAGAGAAATTATTTAAATTCAACGATCAAAAATATGAAAAAGCCTCCAAATTTATAAAACAAGCACAAGCGTATATTTCTGGGGAACCATATTTCATTTCAAATAAAAAAAATACTTACGATCTATTAGAAAAAACAAGTTCGGGATTTTTTATATTTGATATTGAGTCAAATCCAGATAATAAGCATGACTTTTTATTTGGTTTTTTAAAAATAAATAATTTATTTACAAAAAAAGAAGATCTTATTTATGAGCCAATCTTTAACCTCAAAAACAATAAAGAAGAATCTTACAAGCAAATTATTAAATTACTTTTTTCACAAAAGGATTGGTCAGTCTTACATTACGGAGAAACTGAAAAAATAATAATAATTAATATTGCTAAAGAACTAAATTTTAGTTTTGAAGAAATTGATTCACTTACCTCAAGGTTTATAGACTTACATACTCTAATGAGAAATTCTTGGATATTACCACTAAAAAACTATGGCTTAAAAACCGTTTCAAATTGGCTTGGATTTGAATGGACGCAAAAAAATGTAAGTGGCTCGAAAGCACTTTATTGGTGGATTCAATATCAAATTACAGACAAAGAAATATTTTTAAAAAAAATTATCCAATATAATAAAGATGATTGTTTGGCTACTCTACAAATTGCAGAATATTTAATCAAAAATCAATTAAATAAAAATTGA
- the rdgB gene encoding RdgB/HAM1 family non-canonical purine NTP pyrophosphatase, producing MKNLYLASKNKGKIEEYKKLLAGVNCKLLLQPELFEVEEDGLTFRDNAIKKASEVSRKTNNFSIADDSGICIESLDGKPGIYSSRYAENDQKRIERVLKELDGVQNRSAFFIANICVCSPNGEVIIESEAKCHGNIILNARGKGGFGYDPIFEESSTRLTFAEMNNEIKDSLSHRGKALKKIIPDLIEIFS from the coding sequence ATGAAAAATTTATATTTAGCGAGTAAAAATAAAGGTAAAATTGAAGAATATAAGAAATTGCTTGCTGGAGTTAATTGTAAATTATTACTCCAGCCAGAATTATTTGAAGTTGAAGAGGATGGACTGACATTTAGAGATAATGCAATTAAAAAAGCGAGTGAAGTTTCGAGAAAAACAAATAATTTTTCAATAGCAGATGATTCAGGAATTTGTATTGAGTCACTAGATGGTAAGCCTGGAATTTACTCATCTAGATATGCAGAAAATGATCAAAAGAGAATTGAACGAGTTTTAAAAGAACTTGATGGAGTGCAGAATAGAAGTGCTTTCTTTATTGCCAATATTTGTGTTTGTTCCCCAAATGGTGAAGTGATTATTGAATCTGAGGCTAAATGTCATGGCAATATTATTCTAAACGCGAGAGGAAAAGGTGGTTTTGGGTATGACCCAATTTTTGAGGAGAGTTCTACCAGATTAACTTTCGCAGAAATGAATAATGAAATTAAAGACTCTCTTAGTCATAGAGGTAAAGCATTAAAAAAAATTATTCCAGATTTAATTGAAATTTTTTCTTAA
- a CDS encoding DegT/DnrJ/EryC1/StrS family aminotransferase: MQIPPFTLNRQFQEIGSEIETEVFKVLKGGQYIGGQEIAKFEESFSNLIGVENTIGCNSGTDALVLALRALDIGVGDEVITSSFSFFATAEAISAVGANPILVDIDPETYLINTELIEQEINSNTKAIMPVHLFGNAVNMTLIKSLANKYDLKVIEDCAQATCTMWEDSKVGSIGDIGCFSFFPTKNLGAAGDGGAVTTSDQKIAKKIRELAVHGSPIRYQHTQIGYNSRLDTIQAAILNIKIKYISKWINNRQKIANNYLDLLEKNQFISFPKISSDSISHSWNQFVIKLRNDKYLLNEDFSNLFDTDFKKYHSLRNSVKKQLFDRGINSIIYYPIPIHAQIAYKNKNFSRTKLINTERVCTEVLSLPMFPEISYAEQVYIAENLNKVLKNCIAEIQISA; encoded by the coding sequence ATGCAAATACCTCCATTTACTTTAAATAGACAGTTCCAAGAAATTGGTTCTGAGATTGAGACTGAGGTTTTTAAAGTTTTAAAAGGCGGCCAGTATATTGGCGGACAAGAGATTGCTAAATTTGAGGAGAGTTTTTCTAATCTGATTGGTGTTGAAAATACTATTGGATGTAACAGTGGAACGGATGCTTTAGTGTTGGCTTTGCGCGCATTAGATATTGGTGTGGGTGACGAAGTTATCACCTCATCTTTTAGCTTTTTTGCAACTGCTGAGGCCATAAGTGCTGTTGGTGCTAATCCTATTTTGGTAGATATAGATCCTGAAACTTATCTCATTAATACTGAACTAATAGAACAAGAAATAAATTCCAATACCAAGGCAATTATGCCAGTTCATCTATTTGGGAATGCAGTGAATATGACTTTAATTAAATCATTGGCCAACAAATACGACTTAAAAGTAATCGAAGATTGTGCTCAGGCAACATGCACAATGTGGGAAGATTCTAAAGTTGGTAGTATCGGTGATATAGGTTGTTTTAGCTTTTTCCCTACTAAGAATTTAGGAGCGGCTGGAGATGGTGGAGCAGTCACTACATCTGATCAGAAGATTGCCAAAAAAATTAGAGAACTAGCCGTTCATGGTAGCCCAATAAGATATCAACATACTCAAATTGGATATAACAGCAGACTTGATACCATTCAGGCTGCCATATTAAATATCAAAATCAAATATATTTCTAAGTGGATTAATAATCGCCAAAAAATCGCTAATAATTACCTTGATTTATTAGAAAAAAATCAATTTATTAGCTTTCCTAAAATTAGCTCTGATTCAATTTCTCATTCTTGGAATCAATTTGTCATCAAATTAAGAAACGATAAATATCTTTTAAATGAAGATTTTTCAAATTTATTTGATACTGATTTCAAAAAATACCATTCCCTTAGGAATTCAGTAAAAAAACAACTTTTTGATAGAGGTATTAATTCAATTATTTATTATCCAATTCCAATACATGCACAAATAGCTTACAAAAATAAAAATTTTTCTAGAACAAAACTTATAAATACAGAGAGAGTTTGTACGGAAGTTCTTAGTCTTCCAATGTTTCCTGAAATTTCTTATGCAGAACAAGTTTACATAGCAGAAAATTTAAATAAAGTTTTAAAAAATTGTATAGCCGAAATTCAAATTTCTGCATAA
- the hisB gene encoding imidazoleglycerol-phosphate dehydratase HisB: protein MSSLRQSEIKRKTNETDISVFINLDGNGISEIETGVPFLDHMLHQISSHGLFDLKIKAIGDTYIDDHHTNEDVGIALGKAFSKALGERKGISRFGHFFAPLDEALVQVTLDCSGRPHLSYDLQLKAPRIGNYDTELVKEFFIAFVNSSGITLHINQIRGSNSHHIVEACFKAFSRAMRMATEIDLRRSDSIPSSKGMLENQ from the coding sequence ATGTCATCTCTAAGGCAATCTGAAATAAAAAGAAAAACGAACGAAACAGATATTTCTGTATTTATAAACTTAGATGGAAATGGGATTTCCGAGATTGAAACCGGGGTGCCATTCTTAGATCATATGCTTCATCAAATATCCAGTCATGGTTTATTCGATTTAAAAATCAAAGCAATTGGAGATACCTATATTGATGATCACCATACAAATGAAGATGTAGGAATCGCATTAGGCAAAGCATTTTCAAAAGCCTTGGGAGAAAGAAAAGGAATAAGTAGATTTGGACATTTCTTTGCCCCATTAGATGAAGCATTGGTTCAAGTGACTTTAGACTGTTCTGGGAGACCACATCTATCTTATGATCTTCAATTAAAAGCTCCTAGAATAGGTAATTATGATACTGAACTGGTAAAAGAGTTTTTTATTGCCTTTGTAAATAGCAGTGGTATTACTTTGCATATTAACCAAATAAGAGGTAGTAATTCACATCATATAGTTGAGGCTTGCTTTAAAGCTTTTTCACGAGCAATGAGAATGGCTACCGAAATAGATCTAAGAAGATCTGATTCAATTCCAAGCAGTAAAGGAATGCTAGAAAATCAATAA
- a CDS encoding NUDIX hydrolase, with amino-acid sequence MANKNLIKKSIFKEKISELKSKKFSFEINRIELPNGHEGEYGYIKHPGAALAVPITKDNKVIILRQYRFAVSRYLLEFPAGTLEIGETPIYSIKREIQEETGFSANKWDELGTLVPAPGYADEEIYLFLARDLSKLNSEVKGDLDEDIEVLILDPDELDNLISSGDEILDAKTVTAWFRAKQFLEKL; translated from the coding sequence ATGGCCAATAAAAACCTTATAAAAAAATCAATATTTAAAGAAAAAATATCTGAGTTAAAATCTAAAAAATTTAGTTTCGAAATTAATAGAATTGAGCTTCCAAATGGACATGAAGGTGAATATGGATACATTAAGCATCCTGGCGCTGCCCTAGCCGTACCTATTACAAAAGATAATAAAGTTATAATTCTTAGGCAATATAGATTTGCTGTTTCGAGGTATTTATTAGAATTTCCAGCAGGCACATTAGAAATAGGCGAAACTCCTATATATTCAATTAAAAGAGAAATACAAGAAGAAACTGGATTCAGTGCAAACAAATGGGATGAACTTGGAACTCTTGTCCCTGCTCCTGGTTATGCAGATGAAGAAATTTATTTATTTTTAGCGCGTGATTTGAGCAAACTAAATTCTGAAGTGAAAGGAGATTTGGATGAAGATATAGAAGTATTAATTCTAGATCCCGACGAACTAGATAATCTTATTTCTAGTGGAGATGAAATTCTTGATGCAAAAACTGTAACAGCTTGGTTCAGAGCTAAACAATTTTTAGAGAAATTATGA